The proteins below are encoded in one region of Halococcus saccharolyticus DSM 5350:
- a CDS encoding APC family permease — protein sequence MPGATKGGGVTLLQAVAIEVGLIVGGALFSLTGVAVGIAGAGVVVAFGIALAIAILGLIPTAMLGSLFPTTGGNYRYPARFVSVPLAFLAAWGLGISMLGGGLPLYALTAGQYVASLTPVAPTTVGFVLLTAFFVLNLLGIRPAAVAQVGMFVILVGSLGMFVVFGVPAVETANLTPLFPSGAVGVVTAAGILYFVCLGANFVVDIGGDIREATIAIPQSFALSIPLVLVLYVGVGVVAVGAVGADAMANAALTVPAERFLPGTLQSVFVLGGALFAIATSMNAVFIITPKYLEVLAADGLFPALLTVRNERFGTPHWGLTLIYGLSVAMLLSPLPIANLGSLLSFGGVFLVIPVMLAAIAVVRNHELVGSSAVPLTPRTIGAVGVLAVVLNLVLLVLVASQSPTIFAIWLTALVVGGCYYLVRTRLGNQTVKRTPTEW from the coding sequence ATGCCGGGTGCTACCAAGGGTGGTGGTGTAACGCTGCTACAGGCCGTCGCCATTGAAGTCGGTCTCATCGTTGGCGGAGCGCTGTTCAGTCTGACCGGCGTGGCCGTTGGCATTGCAGGTGCTGGCGTCGTGGTCGCGTTCGGTATCGCGCTGGCAATCGCCATTCTTGGGCTGATTCCAACGGCGATGCTTGGCTCGCTCTTTCCGACAACGGGGGGTAATTATCGCTATCCAGCACGGTTTGTTTCGGTTCCGCTGGCCTTTCTGGCTGCGTGGGGACTTGGTATCAGCATGCTCGGCGGTGGGCTTCCCCTGTATGCGCTCACGGCGGGCCAGTACGTCGCCTCACTGACTCCGGTCGCACCGACCACGGTCGGATTCGTGCTTCTCACGGCGTTTTTCGTCCTCAATCTCCTCGGAATTCGTCCGGCCGCAGTGGCACAGGTCGGCATGTTCGTGATTCTGGTCGGGTCTCTCGGCATGTTTGTCGTTTTCGGCGTGCCGGCGGTCGAGACGGCGAACCTAACGCCCCTGTTTCCAAGCGGCGCGGTCGGCGTCGTCACGGCAGCGGGAATCCTCTATTTCGTCTGCCTCGGTGCGAACTTCGTCGTCGACATCGGTGGCGATATCCGAGAAGCGACGATCGCCATCCCTCAGTCATTTGCACTGAGCATCCCGCTCGTGTTGGTGCTCTACGTTGGCGTCGGTGTCGTCGCCGTTGGTGCAGTCGGTGCGGACGCGATGGCCAACGCAGCACTCACAGTGCCGGCCGAACGCTTCCTGCCGGGGACGCTCCAGTCGGTGTTCGTTCTTGGCGGCGCGTTGTTCGCGATCGCGACGAGCATGAACGCCGTGTTCATCATTACGCCGAAGTACCTCGAAGTGCTCGCCGCCGACGGGCTGTTTCCGGCGTTGCTGACCGTGAGAAACGAACGCTTCGGGACGCCACACTGGGGATTGACCCTTATCTATGGACTTTCGGTCGCAATGCTGCTCTCGCCGTTACCAATTGCGAACCTGGGCTCGCTGCTCAGTTTCGGCGGCGTCTTCCTCGTTATCCCGGTGATGCTTGCGGCCATCGCTGTCGTGCGCAACCACGAACTGGTCGGTTCCTCGGCGGTCCCGCTCACGCCACGAACCATCGGTGCTGTTGGCGTACTTGCCGTGGTTTTGAATCTCGTCTTGCTCGTGTTAGTCGCCTCACAGTCGCCAACGATATTCGCCATCTGGCTCACCGCACTGGTGGTCGGCGGGTGTTATTACCTCGTTCGCACACGGCTTGGAAACCAAACGGTCAAGCGCACCCCGACGGAGTGGTGA